One Prosthecobacter sp. SYSU 5D2 genomic window, CGGGCCAGCTCCAGACGGCCTGAAGAACCAGCAGCAATGGGCGGAAGCGGCGGCAGTCCGGGGATGGTGATCGCGCCCCGCTGCGGCGCGGCTTCACGCTCATAAGGATCACCGCCAACTGCTAGTTCGCAGTCACGCACATCGCCGTCCACCACACCCATGCAAAAGTGAGGGTCCAGGTCGTAACGCGGCACTTTTTTGGGATTCCCCAGCGAGCGGATGTCCTCCATGGAATGCACACCGGCGGGCAGTTTTTGTGGCGGGCCCACGGGCTCCTCTACGGCGGCGGGCAGGTCTACCAGCATCTCAGGGTCCACATACCCGGCACGGGTCAGGTCATGGCGGTTGGCCAGGCCGGAGAGGGTGCGGCTGCTGTAAAAGATGCCTGCCAGCGCATAGTAGTCCCTCTGGCTTACCGGGTCTGTTTTGTGGTCATGACATCTTGCGCAGCTTAATGTTAGGCCAAGAAAGGCGCGGGAGGTGACGTCCATCTGGTCATCCACCTGGTCGAGAATAAATTGTTCATAGCTGCCTTCCTGCAGGCTCAGGCTGCCAAGCGCCAGCATGCCTGTGCCGGTGATTTGATCCCGCCTTTGCGCCACGGTTTTTGCGGGCAGCAGATCACCGGCGATCTGCTCCGCAATGAACCTGTTGTAAGGCTTGTCCGCATTGAAGGAATCGATCACCCAGTCCCGGTAACGGAAGGCATACAGGAAAGGCGCGTTCCACACACGGCCGATGCTGTCCGCATACCGCACCACATCCAGCCAGTGACGCGCCCAGCGTTCCCCAAAGCGTTCGCTTTCCAAAAAGGCGTCCACCACTTTGGCATAGGCGGCTTCATCCACGGATGGATCATTTACGAATGCCTCCACCTCCTCTTGGGTGGGAGGCAGACCGCGCAGGTCAAAGGAAGCACGGCGGATCCAGACGGCGCGCGGTGCATCGCCTACCGGCTTCAGATTTTCCTGCTCCAGCCCGGCCAGGATGAACTTGTCCAGGTCATCTCTGGGCCACTCGGCATCTTTCACTTCCGGTACCGCCGGGCGCTGCACCGGTTGATAAGACCAGGGCACGGGATTGTCATAGTCACCCGCAGGAAGTCCCGCCGTGGTCAGCAGCAGACCAGCAAGCAGGCATGTCCCGCAGGCTTTCATGCACCGCCGCCTTTCGTTTTTAGCCACACACTCAAAGCGCGGACATTTTGCACAAAGGTATCGCTATGAATGACGCCGCCTTTGGGATCGGTCTTCTTGCCGTTGGCATCCCGCATCGTGCCCCGCTCATCCTTGGTTTCCGTCCACGATCCATCCGGTTTTTGCTCAGCCAGGATGCTGGCGATGTCCTTGTCCGTGGGCGGGGACGACCAGCGCTCCTTTTCTGTGCGTGGAAACACCACCGGCTCGTCACGAAAAATCTTCCGCCCAGCGGCCTCGATGGCATCCAGCTCACTGTCCCACACCCAGCCATAATTGGAAGAGGCCTTCTTGTCGCTGTAAGTCAGCTCGAAACCTTTGCCGCCTTCGCCGCGCTCAAAATACAGCGGCTTGTTGGTTTGCAGTTCATAGAAACGGGCCAGCCTGTTGCCAGGCAGGAGCGACTTGCGCAGGTAAGTGACGGCCTTGGCCACGGGAGGCAGATATTTCTTATCACCCGTAGCCACAGAGAGCTTCAGCAGCGCCCACATCGCAGCCTGGGATTCGCGACCGCTGACGGAGCTGGGCTCAAAGGCGCGGCTCCACACGGGTTGCATGTCCGCATTGTATTGCTGCGCCCAGGCGGGTTGCGGATCCGGCATCTGAGCGGTGACCAGGAAGTCGCCTCCGCGTCTGGCTGCAGCGAGATACTTCTCATCCTGCCGTAGCTTCCAGGCCAGCAGAAGCGTGTCCATCAGGGTGGCATGAGTGTTGTCATTGAGAACATAACAGCCGGTGAAGTCCTTCGGCCATTTGCGCGGCCAATCCGCCGGATAGTTGCCAGGTTTAATGGGATACTTGTCCGCAGGCGGGGGCGATGCCGGCCAGGTGTCAAAGCTCGCCGACCAGCCACCCGCCGGATACTGGGCATTCATGATGGCATTCAGCGCATAGTCCGCCGCTTCATGGATCTCCTCATCCTTGCCGCCTAGCGCATGGTCCACCCGCACCAGCAGCCGCGTGGCCGCCTGGGTCACATCATCATCCACGGTGGAGTAGTTGGTGTCCTTGTGCTCCCTCTGCCGCCAGATGTGCCAGCCCGCCTCGCCCTGAGGAAACTTTTTCCGCTCAATGAGCCTCCCATCCACATCCCGGCGATAAAGCATCTTTTCCCGGCTGCGACCGTCGAAGTGCCCCGAATAATCCCATCCGCCGGAAGTGAGTTGCGTGCGGCTCACCGCATGCGCCGCATCCACCGCCGCCTTGAGACAGGCTTCATCCTTCGTGGCCTCATACGCATCCAAAAAAGCCATCCCCACCGCCGGCGTCCCCGGCGGCTGAATCCAGATCGTGTCCGGCCCCGGACTCCCCTCTGCCTCGCGCAGCTTGAAGTCCGCGCTGTAGCGGTAAACGTAGCCGCCATGAGACGCGGCCTTGCCACGATAAAAGGTGACGGCTTTGGACAAGGCCTGACTCACTTCACCTGGCGATGTGCCATGGACAAATGAGGGCAGCAAAAGGCCGAGAATAATAAGGCGCATAAGCTGAAAACAGATGAGTTGGGCTCACTCCGCCGAGATCCTGACGCTCTTGTTGCCGTTGTCGCGGACGGCGTCCATCACACCGGTCAGGACTTTGTAAGGGACATCATCCTCGGCATTG contains:
- a CDS encoding DUF1549 and DUF1553 domain-containing protein; its protein translation is MKACGTCLLAGLLLTTAGLPAGDYDNPVPWSYQPVQRPAVPEVKDAEWPRDDLDKFILAGLEQENLKPVGDAPRAVWIRRASFDLRGLPPTQEEVEAFVNDPSVDEAAYAKVVDAFLESERFGERWARHWLDVVRYADSIGRVWNAPFLYAFRYRDWVIDSFNADKPYNRFIAEQIAGDLLPAKTVAQRRDQITGTGMLALGSLSLQEGSYEQFILDQVDDQMDVTSRAFLGLTLSCARCHDHKTDPVSQRDYYALAGIFYSSRTLSGLANRHDLTRAGYVDPEMLVDLPAAVEEPVGPPQKLPAGVHSMEDIRSLGNPKKVPRYDLDPHFCMGVVDGDVRDCELAVGGDPYEREAAPQRGAITIPGLPPLPPIAAGSSGRLELARWIASPENPLTARVMVNRVWQHLFGEGIVRTVDDFGTTGADPTHPELLDHLSLRFTEGGWSVKKLIRSLMLSRSYRLASSSGNATDAEHPDAGNRLHWRMNVRRLEIEPLRDSLLQLAGRLDLARPEGIQVGGTGGKGRLGVTQSFLGVDDPFRSVYLPVIRDGVPELFSTFDFPGPTQIKGQRDVTTTPPQSLFFMNSPFMENVAGEIASRTSEMGKDMPESIRELYLFLLGREPLPEETADATALLESLEGPDQAARWTTLVQALLGSAEFRYVF
- a CDS encoding polysaccharide lyase, which gives rise to MSKAVTFYRGKAASHGGYVYRYSADFKLREAEGSPGPDTIWIQPPGTPAVGMAFLDAYEATKDEACLKAAVDAAHAVSRTQLTSGGWDYSGHFDGRSREKMLYRRDVDGRLIERKKFPQGEAGWHIWRQREHKDTNYSTVDDDVTQAATRLLVRVDHALGGKDEEIHEAADYALNAIMNAQYPAGGWSASFDTWPASPPPADKYPIKPGNYPADWPRKWPKDFTGCYVLNDNTHATLMDTLLLAWKLRQDEKYLAAARRGGDFLVTAQMPDPQPAWAQQYNADMQPVWSRAFEPSSVSGRESQAAMWALLKLSVATGDKKYLPPVAKAVTYLRKSLLPGNRLARFYELQTNKPLYFERGEGGKGFELTYSDKKASSNYGWVWDSELDAIEAAGRKIFRDEPVVFPRTEKERWSSPPTDKDIASILAEQKPDGSWTETKDERGTMRDANGKKTDPKGGVIHSDTFVQNVRALSVWLKTKGGGA